From Candidatus Binatia bacterium:
GTTGACCAAAGTTATTAACTAAAGTCAACTTTTTAATATTGGGGTGCCGTGCTTCGACGACTCATCGACGAGCTGCGAGCTCGAGGTCCGCTCGAACGAGGGGATCGGGATCTGGCCGGGCTGCTTTCGAGGAGCGGCCAGGCGTGGCACGGCGCGCCGGGGCTGGCCTCACGCCCGGGCGCTTATACCCGGACTTGCGCGTACCGGAGCCACGGCTTCGAGGTGCTTCTTCTTAATTGGGACGCCGGGGCGGCGTCACCGATCCACGACCACGGCGGGCAGCACTGCTGGATGGTCGTCCTCGACGGCGAGCTCGAGGTCGAGAACTACGCCCGCACCGATCGCGGCGACGTTGCGGGCTATGCGCGAATCGAAGCGCGCGACGCGCAGACGCTCGGAGCGGGCGCAATCGATATGCGTTCGGGACCTTTCGACTTGCACCGCGTTGCCGCGCCGCACCGGGCGCCGGCCGTCTCGCTGCACGTCTATGCCGCACCGCTGAACGAGTATTTCGTCTACGATCCGCTCTCGGATCGGTGCGAACGCGCCGCGGGCGCCTACGACGCCGTGCTCTCGCTCTACGTCAACCGCTCGGGTTTACGTGCTCCAGCAAGGGACCCACTCCCGGGAGAGATGCCGATGGAGGGAAGCATCTCTTCCGAGGTGTGGGGGAGATGAAAAAGCATCTCGCGATC
This genomic window contains:
- a CDS encoding cysteine dioxygenase family protein gives rise to the protein MLRRLIDELRARGPLERGDRDLAGLLSRSGQAWHGAPGLASRPGAYTRTCAYRSHGFEVLLLNWDAGAASPIHDHGGQHCWMVVLDGELEVENYARTDRGDVAGYARIEARDAQTLGAGAIDMRSGPFDLHRVAAPHRAPAVSLHVYAAPLNEYFVYDPLSDRCERAAGAYDAVLSLYVNRSGLRAPARDPLPGEMPMEGSISSEVWGR